The genomic DNA ctcctccccctgctgctcccTTTCATTGGTAATTGGATAGCTGAGGCACCGCCTGGCTGCGGTGCTCGGTGGTGAGGATGTTGTCGGCGATGACGCCACTGGCAGCACCTCGGAAATGACGCTATCGAATTCCAGCAGGACCTCATCATCGTCCAGGGTTCGCGTCCAGCGCGGACGCTGCTTGCTGGGGCTCATGATCTGCGGAGGGCGGGGCTTTGCTGTTGCGGTTGCGGTTGAGGTGGTGGGTGCTGAGGACTCTGCTGGCTGCGCCCCATCCACTGAGCTCTCCCGGCTGAGCGTGGTGCCCAATCGTCGGAACATGGCCACCACCTTGCCATCGACACTCGGCTGAGCGAATCTTTGGTGAGTCGGCGGGGTGGGAGGCGCtgcagggcaggcaggagcCAGTGCCGGAGCCTCCTCCTTGTTGGGGAACTgggcaacagctgctggtgtgtCCCTGGCCGCCGCTTGTTTCCTTCGTGGTGCCACTCCCTGCACCTTGCCCAGCAGATTGCTCTTCTCCTGGAACTGCCGCAGATGGTCGTTCAGCGACTGCTGCGTTATTTTCTTTGGCTGCGACCAGAACTTGACGCTCTCCAGGTAGCACTGGCGGAGGATCTTGCTCATGCCATCGGCGGACCCAAAgccccggctgctgctgctcctcttgcgGTAGGTGATGGCCGCTGGTGCCAGGTTGACATTGCCGCGGGGCTGTGAGGGGTTGTGGACGCGGAGACGAGGCTGCACGCGTAGCCGCGACTGCACGCGAATCCTTGGCTGGGATGGGgttgaggatgaggatgaggcttGGGGCTGGATGCGCactcgctgctgttgcggctgagGCTGGAACGCCGTCTGTGGCTGCACGCGGatctgcggctgttgctggaactgcgactgcggctggaTCCGTACCAAAGGTTGTGGCTGGAACTGGGGCTGCAGTTGTCGCTGGGCCTGTGGCTGCACCCTGGCAATGGCGCGCACCTGTGGCTGCACATAGGCCACCGGACGACCCATGGGACGCGCTCGCTCCTGCGGCaggaggctgccgctgctgttgttgcccaTTTGGGCGGAggggctttggctctggctgtcgGCGTCGTTGCTGTTCAGCGCCTGCAGCGAGTGCCAATTGATGAGCCAATTGTTGCAGCTGAAGCACAGAAACTTGTC from Drosophila subobscura isolate 14011-0131.10 chromosome E, UCBerk_Dsub_1.0, whole genome shotgun sequence includes the following:
- the LOC117891571 gene encoding protein phyllopod — protein: MSANNHHQVEPAAAVAASQKSASSEYLKRTCLICGCHTNQTINIYEPRSGPNIVQLIQAKFKFQPLNEDKFLCFSCNNWLINWHSLQALNSNDADSQSQSPSAQMGNNSSGSLLPQERARPMGRPVAYVQPQVRAIARVQPQAQRQLQPQFQPQPLVRIQPQSQFQQQPQIRVQPQTAFQPQPQQQRVRIQPQASSSSSTPSQPRIRVQSRLRVQPRLRVHNPSQPRGNVNLAPAAITYRKRSSSSRGFGSADGMSKILRQCYLESVKFWSQPKKITQQSLNDHLRQFQEKSNLLGKVQGVAPRRKQAAARDTPAAVAQFPNKEEAPALAPACPAAPPTPPTHQRFAQPSVDGKVVAMFRRLGTTLSRESSVDGAQPAESSAPTTSTATATAKPRPPQIMSPSKQRPRWTRTLDDDEVLLEFDSVISEVLPVASSPTTSSPPSTAARRCLSYPITNEREQQGEEEEEEEQQGEGVNELEEMEVLQEEEVHDDEEEVSHGATLEQSGLRLPRGLSISLI